The proteins below are encoded in one region of Synergistaceae bacterium:
- a CDS encoding peptide ABC transporter substrate-binding protein produces the protein MRMSIRIIFIILIFAGAASAGPREIIYNLGVDPRTIDPFLNHALDGGQVDANIFEGLVRRGFNDKIEPACAESWDISPDGLTWTFYLRDNLKWSDGKKLTAQHFKDGFMHLIAPETAAPNANYGFFIKNAEKFYKGEAKAEEVGLSVPDGKTFIITLEYKNPLMLDYMSFQTFVPARMDVINNNPRGWAARPETIVSNGAFILSKWKHGSGGEIVLLKNNNYWDSENVKIDRLRFVLIGDSNTALAAFKAGKIDYISSIPARILPALLKTGEAKSLPALGTSFIDFNCAHKPFDDSRVRRAFTLAVDRSIITDKLLGSGEKPATGIVSYLVPGVNISQDFRTEGGAFLPVSADVEQARKLLAEAGYPNGENFPEVSLKYSGKPGSNMLAEVLQNMWKQVLGVNVGLLNEEWKVFLQSMQEGNFDMAASSWILDFPDASNILDTYKSDSPQNDMSWKNSEFDELMRKSALEMDHSKRINYMHEAEKILMREMPSLPLYFLSSPEMKSERVKNIYQSPLGIILFRTAEIVNE, from the coding sequence ATGCGCATGTCCATTCGTATAATATTTATAATTTTAATTTTTGCCGGTGCAGCTAGTGCCGGGCCTCGTGAAATAATTTATAATTTGGGCGTTGATCCGAGAACTATAGACCCGTTTTTAAATCACGCTCTTGACGGCGGACAAGTTGACGCAAACATTTTTGAAGGTCTTGTGCGGAGGGGCTTTAATGACAAGATAGAACCTGCCTGCGCTGAAAGTTGGGACATTTCGCCGGACGGTCTTACATGGACATTTTATTTGCGGGATAATTTAAAGTGGTCGGACGGGAAAAAATTAACTGCTCAACACTTCAAAGATGGTTTTATGCATTTAATAGCTCCTGAGACGGCTGCACCAAATGCTAATTACGGATTCTTTATCAAGAACGCGGAAAAATTTTACAAAGGCGAGGCAAAAGCTGAAGAGGTCGGACTCTCTGTTCCTGACGGGAAAACTTTTATTATCACGCTCGAATACAAGAATCCCTTAATGTTAGATTATATGTCCTTCCAAACATTTGTACCGGCTCGAATGGACGTAATAAATAATAATCCGCGGGGATGGGCAGCTAGACCGGAAACTATTGTATCAAACGGTGCATTTATTCTCTCAAAATGGAAACACGGCAGCGGCGGAGAAATTGTTTTGCTCAAGAATAATAATTACTGGGACTCAGAGAACGTGAAAATTGATAGATTGCGCTTTGTCTTAATCGGGGACTCTAACACAGCACTTGCAGCCTTCAAAGCAGGAAAAATTGATTATATAAGCTCAATACCGGCTAGAATTTTACCTGCTCTCTTGAAAACTGGTGAAGCAAAATCACTGCCTGCACTGGGAACTTCTTTTATTGATTTTAACTGTGCTCATAAACCTTTTGATGATTCAAGAGTCAGGCGCGCATTTACCCTCGCAGTAGACAGAAGCATTATAACCGATAAACTTTTGGGAAGCGGCGAGAAACCAGCAACGGGGATTGTAAGTTATTTAGTGCCTGGAGTAAATATTTCGCAGGATTTCAGGACGGAGGGCGGCGCGTTTTTGCCGGTTAGTGCAGACGTTGAGCAGGCCAGAAAACTTTTAGCTGAAGCAGGTTATCCAAACGGTGAAAATTTCCCGGAAGTGTCATTAAAATATAGCGGAAAACCGGGAAGTAATATGCTCGCTGAAGTCTTGCAAAACATGTGGAAGCAGGTTTTAGGCGTAAATGTCGGTCTATTAAATGAAGAATGGAAAGTATTTCTTCAATCAATGCAGGAAGGAAATTTTGATATGGCCGCAAGCAGCTGGATTCTTGATTTTCCTGATGCGTCGAATATATTAGATACTTATAAATCTGACTCGCCTCAAAATGACATGAGCTGGAAAAATTCAGAATTTGACGAACTAATGCGAAAATCAGCCCTCGAAATGGATCATTCAAAGCGTATAAATTATATGCACGAGGCCGAGAAAATTTTAATGCGCGAAATGCCTTCATTACCGTTATATTTCTTGTCGTCGCCTGAAATGAAGAGTGAACGCGTCAAAAATATATATCAATCTCCACTAGGAATTATTTTATTCAGGACGGCCGAAATCGTGAATGAGTGA